ATTTGCTTGGCAATCAGGGAGAGGAATATTGAAACATTAAATGTTATATATACATAAATCgtcgaacataaacataattatctaAAATACAATTGCTTGGTTCAATTAATTAAAGCATCTTAATCataaaacactctcaaaacaagcaatcaagcaacactaCATGCATTGTGCAAATTTACAATCTCAAAAGTCAAAACAAGGGATTAGAAAGCTAGTCAATCATGCACACAAAGTACCGATTGGATCTTGAACAAGAACAAGAATGTCATATGCATTTCCTAAAGATAAAATCAATGGAACTCAAAAAATAAATAAGGTTTAATATTTTACTTTGGCTACTAAGATGTTTCATGTTTCTGTTCGACTCAATCTCAGGCCTAGAAGCATATACATTCATACAAGACCAAATCGTCTCACTAATTATGGATGCCTAGCTACGTACATGAATGGTTCTCCTTCCTGGAAATTCTTGAGGGTATCCAATGGGTGCCCACTCGTGGGTGCTCAGTCAATACAATGGGCAAGCTGTGGTCCATACGCctagacatgcatgcatgcatgcaaccaatTTCCCACCTACCGCACAACACCCGTGAAGCTCTTGTGGCCTCAAGAGGCCTTCATGCACTGTCTCCTATTTTAAGCATCGACCACCTTCATAAGCCTCCACATGAAGCATCTCATTGGAAGCAGCAACATCTCTCTCAAATCATCCCCCGACCACTTGTTAGGACAACCGGTGGTGTGCATTCATTGATGGGCAGCGTGCCACTCATGTTATTGGCCGAGCAGCCTCGGTGAAGGCTGCTTCCATCACGCCAAACTTGTTAGCAGTTGCACCTACCATTGTTGCCATCATGGTAGACCAGTGTCATCACCCTCGCTAACAAGTTTGTCGTTTGAAAGAAACCTTTCATCGGGCAGCTCGTCCCATAGCATGAGTGTCACCCCTTCCACGAATGCACACCATCACAATTGCAACCAGGATTAGCTTGGCATCGATGAATATTTCTCCCTGGAGAAGTAGAAATGGAAAGTAAATAGTTGATGCCCAATACTTATATTCTTTTAAAACACACACAATCACATATATCACCTCATCAATTGCTTTCTTTTTTATATTCTTTAGTTGCATGCTTCACATTAGTATTCTTTTCTATCCATACAATGCATCCACATCAATAAGTAATGCGTGTTTGCCACGCCATTATCACCACCATAGTTAATTCTCACAATTTATATATGTTGTTCCCATCCATGCAACTCATCCACATCAATAAGTCATGCACATTTGTCACATCATCAACATGCAATGGCAACATAGTTAATCCTCATAATTTATATATTTTTTCCTATCCATGCAACTCATCCACCTTAATAAGTCATGCATGTTTGCCATGCAACTCATCCTCATAATATCATTATCCTACCAATTTTAGCATGTCTTACTGCTGCAATGAGAGAGTTATATTCTTCTTTTTTGCAGGAAAAGAGAGATAGTTATCTTCTAGTATACCAAGATAGTTGATTCTCACTACTTTTATTTTTCTCAATATGCACACATGCCACCTTATCACACATGTCACCTCATTAATTATTATCGTCTTCCTATTTTTTCAGTTGCATGTTCCAGCTCACTATCAGGGGCGGACCAAGAGGGAAAATGACCCAGTGTCCCAGTGTTAAAGAAGACACATTTTCCATCTAATGATAGGGTGTCACACACTACACTATACATGAAACTTACCAAGGAAAATTTAGAAGGTTGAGTTGCACCTAACACCATAACACGATGTCTTTATTAGAAAGACATCAGATAGATAAAATGTATATGGGCTAAACCTGGACATCTTGCTTTGCAAACTCAaaaaagatatatttaaattatatGGTGCACATGCATAAATCCTCAGACATAAACATAGTTATGTAAATAATATTTTCTTTGCTTCAGTTCAAGCATCTTAATCATAAAACACTCTGGGGCATCAATCCGCACAACCAACCAACACTACATGCATTTTGCAAATTTACAATCTCAAAACAATAGATCACAAGTTAGTCAGTCATGCACAATAGTACCGACCAAATCTTGAACAAGAACAAGAATGACACCGGCCTGTATTCCTGAGAGATAAAATCAATGGATTAAGTACAAAGGTTTAGGGATTGTTTGGTTCTAGACCTAGGAATGCCACACTAAATATTTTTGGCAAACCTGCCTGAGGTTAGTTTCATAAATttggagccacaagttggcaagcataATAGAATCTTGCCACATCTTTTGAGTGTATGCGACATGGGGTCTTAGTGTGACAAAAAGCATCTTGCCTATGATGTGTCTTAAACCAAACTTCCATCTAAGTTGGTCAAAGTTTCCTAACCTTAGATGTGACAACCTTAAACAAATTTAGTCTCAAACCAGATAGCCTCTTAGTCTTTTCCTCTGCCTACTAAGATGTTTTAGTTCGACTTAATCTCAGACATGAAAACATGTACATTTAGACAAGAGCAAAATTGCCTCACTACTTATGAATGACTACCTAGATGGATGGTACTCCTGCTTCCTAGGAATTCTTCAGGGTATCTAATCGGTGGCCACTTGTGGGTGCTCGGTCAATACAACGGGCAAGCAGTGGCCCGTACGCCTAGACACATGCATATGCATGCAACCAATTTTGCATCCACCACACAACACCCGTGAAGCTCTCGTGGCCTCACACCGTCTTCATACGCCATCTCCTATTTAGAGCAATGACCACCTTCATAAGCCTCCAGGCGAAGCATCTCATTGGATTCATGAatcatccctcaaccactttcttagGTTCGATGGCCAAGATCACGAGCATCTCAGTTGCGCTATTCCTCGTGCGGCGGTGTGCATTCATGTACGAACGGGGTGCAACTCATGCAATGGGACGATCAAACGGCCTCGTTGAAGGCTGTTTCCATTAACCGCAAACTTGTCAGCGGTTGCGCTGATCCTTGTTGTCGTCGCGGCTGTGCCTGGTGGTAAGTTTGCGGTATGGAAGAAGCCTTCAACGAGGACCCTCGTCCCACAGCATGGGTTGCACCCGATTCATCCATGAATGCACATGACCTGTAGAAAAATAGAGACTGACGAATATCTTCTTTACAGATAAATGGAGAATGACGAACATCTTCTTTGCAGGAAAGCAGAATGAACGACGAATATCTTGGCATAAAAAAAAGGGGGAGAGGCGACTATATACGTTGGAAGAACAAAAGGAAGAGTGGTGAATAAATCAGTACACTCAAGAATGCCGACGAACAAGGTATGTAGAGACGCACCATCCTGACTGACTGGATGATGCTCCTGCATCATTCAGTATCGTCGAACCGAGACAATAGATCTGGCCCTCAAGCATGCATCTTGCCACCCACTTGTACATTGATTTAAGTAGGCTTTTATTTTTACATGCTGGATGAGCATATGCGAATCTCATCCAGATATAGTTTGATCTGAACCTAATTGGTCAACGGTGACAGATGTACAATAACATTTAGATGAGACAGGGATGAAGGGCTAATTTAGCACAGAACTCggcttttgttttcttttctgcaCAAGCACATGAAATCTGCAAATACGTATATTATATGAACATTTCCATGTGTGAACTATCTTTCTGAAACTTCATAAACTGAAAAAAAGAAAGTGTTCTACATATCTGAAAGTACCCCATTTCAGATCAAAAtccaatttatttatttatttgtgaaAAGGACCAAAATACAAATTGAGTCAATAACCAAGATTGCGCTGTCCTACTTTGCAGGAAATAAAACCAGCAGTGGTCTTGAGAGAAAATAAGGGCAATCACACCTACGTTAATACCTGTCCTGACATATTTCAGCACACAAACTTGCACCAGCCCTTCTTTGCATGCAGTTGCAGCTCAACTACCGAAACAGACATCGAAGGCGGGATCAGGGCACAGCTTCATCTTTGGGCCTCCCTGCATACACTGCAATAGAAGAAATAGCAGATTCATTCAGCATTATTTGTTATTTTCAAAGAAGAGGTCAGTCCTACACCTTGATATCAATGCGTGCAGACTGGCTGGTAGAAAATAGACCAGGGAGATCAGGGAGAAGGCGTCGCCTTCAGGTTTGCGATGAAGATGGTGTCTCGTCGCCGCAGACTGCCCGGCAATGATGAAGCTCACCACCAGGACGGTCAATCGTCAACCAGCTGGTGGCCTCGACCTGAAGAGTCTATTCTTGATACACCTGTAATGTATTGTACTGTCATTCACCAGACCAAAAAAGCAGCATCTTCCATAGGCAACTGGCAGAGGCAAGGCCAAGGAAAACCCGAGCCCGTTTTTCATATCATCCAAAACAGGAGCAAAAGCAGACATTCAACCTGCTCTGCCACAGGATAATTCACAAAACAATGCAATTGCAATACACATAGTCAGCATATATTTGTTTCAACCGAAATAATCCAACACCGACTAACAAAAAAGACATCCAAGGTGGGATCAGGGCAGTGCTTCATCCATTGGGCCTCCCTACATATATATACACTGCAACAGAAGAAACAGCAGAACCATTCAGCATTGTACCTTTTCTGGAGAGGAAAGTTCAGTATGGCACCCTTGATATCGATGCACGCAATCTCACCGGAAGGAGACCAAGGAGATCAGCGAGAAGGTGTCGTCTTCAGGTTTGCGATGGAGATGGTGAACTCATCGCCGCCGACTGCCTGGCAATGATGAGCTATTTTGATTCACCTGTAATGTACTGTACTATCATTCACCAGACAAAAAAACAGCATCTTCCATAGACAATCTGGCAGAGGTAAGGCCAAGGAACAGGGGATGCACCACCCCTGATTAACTGGTGCTCATTACTATTATGCGATCTGGTTCAGTAGtattatatatatatcatatatgcAGGTACAATCCGAAAAGACAAGGTTTCTCGAAATTCTCGAGCCAATTCTCTCATGAGATCGACAGTCAGAAAGGACCATGAGTCGACAACTGCACTGTAATGTTGGTTGATACATAACCACCATCATGTACTCTACATGCATCTAAAAGCTATACATTCATCGTCGTCATCGttgtcatcgtcatcttcatcatcctagtaGAGGAGTCAGGGCTTGTCATGTCATCCATCGAAAGAAAACATGGAGATGAGGAGGACCGAGACGAGTCATCAGCTAAGCTAGACAAGTGTGGAGTTTGGAGGGGTGATGCCCATCATCTTGTAGTAGGCCTTCTCGGCATCCGCCAACCTCGTCTGGAACATGCCCCACTCCTTCCGGCACCGCGCCCTCACCCCTTCCCATGCCGGCTTCCCGCCCTCCGCCTTGCCCTGCCGAATTCAACACTCATACAAATCAGCAGATTGGCCTCAATGCCATGCTACCTGATACGCGAAGTATCTGTAGTGAATAATTACCTGGTTCCCAAGAGAAGGAACCACCTGGTGAACGATCCACTGGGAATCGACGACTCCGATCTTCTCATGAGCAGGCTGTGAACGAAGACCAAAACAATTCAGTAAAGATATATGCTGCTGAAATTTCACGACGAATTTAAAGAAAGAGAGATAAATATACCTCTACGCATTTCCTGAGGGCGAAGTCGAGACCCCATCCATGAACCAAATCATTCTGCAttcaggagaggcaccaatgagtaaAGACGGATAAAGTCCATATAGGACGGCAGGCACTAGCCAGTAACGTATACTGACCTGAATCATATGCCATACGCATCGCCATGCCTCCCTTGAGAAGACTGGAGCCATTATTTCAACAAACCTGTTTTACAGCAAAACATAAATCAAGTAATTAGCAACAGAGACGCGTCAGTTAGATCTCTCTAATAGTATAGATGTGGATCGAACTCAGCAAAGAGGTAATAAGCACATACGCAGCACAAGGTGGAAGATGAGGGTCAGCACACCAGCCTGGCCTTTCCTCTGTCACCCTGCAACAACACAAGTTGCCAGCTCAAGTTACTACATCAGAACAAAGAAATCTATTTCTTTGCTTTCTTTCAGACTGTAAATGCACCACTCACTTGTGGACCTCTCGGTCACCTCTTCTTTTGGTCATCTGCCAAGTTAGTCCTCGGTCAGGTTCTAAGCCAGGCTGGGAGATATCCAGACCATTTTTCTTAACAAGTTTGATGTACCTGTAATCCAACACCAATATGTATATGTCAGTTCTCATATCAAGAAAAAATGTCTGGAGAACTGAAGAGTGGAGGCATACTCCTCTGCGTTGAAATGATCGACCCCAAGGTCTTCATCCCAGATGAATATGTACTCGTAAGCTGCCACAATATCAGGGTGCAAGAATCTTTTGGCGTACCACCTAGAGGTACATGCATAAAGAAGCGTTAGAAGAAGATTGATTTCAAATTACAATCAGAGGAACAGCCAGCACATTGCAGCACAGTAGCGCACCATTTAGTTTGTTTGCTGACACTGATATGGATGGCTCGCTTTGACCACTCAAATTCATCCCATTCGGTCACACGACCATCATAGTGGAATAACAGGATAGCAAAATTGTCAGAAAACTGCAACAAATAAGAAGAAAAAACAATCAGGATGGTAATCAAGTGAAATGGCATGCATTGATAAGAAAATTCAGTTTCTACTGAAACTGCACAGAGCTAAATTTTTGGTTATTCTGCTCAATAAAGTTGACAACAGCATTACCTTCTTCACTGCTCTGTTTATATTTTCTTTCTGTGCATATCCAACAGTGAAAGTCACAAGGTACTTTGGTTTGAATGGCAGGTCCTGCATATTTGAGATCAAATATCAGCACACCAAGCACCAGACGGTAGAAGGGTACAGAATTTAGGACTTCTGATTTGAATTAGTTCAAGACATAACATGTGAGTTGTGAGCACTGGTTGTGAGGTACTAAGTTTCTAACTTAATAACAATGGAGATGAACATGAAGAGCCACAAAGTATAACATTAATTTCAATCTCAACAGTGCATGACGTTTTGATCTTAAAGAGAGAACTGGCTTAAAGATAACGCACACATGCTTGTAAATCTGAATATTCGACACAGAGATGGGAATGCAAGATATTTCTCAAGATGTTCAGTTATAAATAGTTCCATTGAACTGGATATCAGTTAGGTGATGTGAGTATTCTGCCCAAGAAAATGTACCTCACTTGGGTCTCCCCACAATCTGCGCAGATGGAAGTCGGTATCTGGCACAACAATGCCTGGTGCTAGCCTCTCTGCACCCCTGGGGTTTGTCGGGACATAAATCTATGATTCATAAGCAAATACTTTGTTTTAGTGGACAAAATCTAGTAGAGGTGAACATTGATCAGGAATGGATGTGATCAATGTAAATGGTTAATCTATGCACACCGATTATTCAAGCAGAATGTTTTGCCAAATGGACGCCATATCAAATACTTTACAaactaaactactccctccgttccgaattacttgtcttggatttgtctagatacggatgtatctagactcattttagtgctagatacctccgtatctagacaaatctaagacaagtaattcggaacggagggagtagcattctGTCACAATGTCAAAATTAACAAGTCATAGAAGAAAACCTTTAAAGTAGTGTTTGTATTTGGTTCGGAAGTGTTCTCCCTTGCATTCCTGACAGAATTCCAGGCATGATTAAGTAAAGCTTGGGTCGTGAGCCCAGAGTTCCTCTCCTCTATGTACGAAACAAAGCTGGATGGGAAGTGTAGCTGGCACATTCCAAACACAAATAAGTTACTCTGTTCCGTTGAACCAAAACAATGCGGTTACACTGAGAAAAAAAAAACATCATTACTACCTTTGTTATGCTGACCGACGGGAATGAAATTCCAATGAAGAAGCCAAGGACCACTCCGATAACGGTTACCATAACAATCCTCATGGTTTCGTTCGTAAATCTAAACACGCTGCGAGCATTGACATGCCACGCAAAGAGCAAATGGGGAAATATTAACTGCAGGGGAAGCGTATAGCCAATTCAAATCAGAAGTAGAGAGCGAAAAAGGTACACACCTGCGACTGACAGCTGGGAATTTCGCCATGATCCAGTACAAGAACGCAACCACAGGGGGTGGACACTTGCGAGCGAGGA
The sequence above is a segment of the Triticum dicoccoides isolate Atlit2015 ecotype Zavitan chromosome 1A, WEW_v2.0, whole genome shotgun sequence genome. Coding sequences within it:
- the LOC119358995 gene encoding uncharacterized protein LOC119358995 isoform X1; the encoded protein is MAKFPAVSRSVFRFTNETMRIVMVTVIGVVLGFFIGISFPSVSITKLHFPSSFVSYIEERNSGLTTQALLNHAWNSVRNARENTSEPNTNTTLKIYVPTNPRGAERLAPGIVVPDTDFHLRRLWGDPSEDLPFKPKYLVTFTVGYAQKENINRAVKKFSDNFAILLFHYDGRVTEWDEFEWSKRAIHISVSKQTKWWYAKRFLHPDIVAAYEYIFIWDEDLGVDHFNAEEYIKLVKKNGLDISQPGLEPDRGLTWQMTKRRGDREVHKVTEERPGWCADPHLPPCAAFVEIMAPVFSREAWRCVWHMIQNDLVHGWGLDFALRKCVEPAHEKIGVVDSQWIVHQVVPSLGNQGKAEGGKPAWEGVRARCRKEWGMFQTRLADAEKAYYKMMGITPPNSTLV
- the LOC119358995 gene encoding uncharacterized protein LOC119358995 isoform X2 encodes the protein MAKFPAVSRSVFRFTNETMRIVMVTVIGVVLGFFIGISFPSVSITKLHFPSSFVSYIEERNSGLTTQALLNHAWNSVRNARENTSEPNTNTTLKDLPFKPKYLVTFTVGYAQKENINRAVKKFSDNFAILLFHYDGRVTEWDEFEWSKRAIHISVSKQTKWWYAKRFLHPDIVAAYEYIFIWDEDLGVDHFNAEEYIKLVKKNGLDISQPGLEPDRGLTWQMTKRRGDREVHKVTEERPGWCADPHLPPCAAFVEIMAPVFSREAWRCVWHMIQNDLVHGWGLDFALRKCVEPAHEKIGVVDSQWIVHQVVPSLGNQGKAEGGKPAWEGVRARCRKEWGMFQTRLADAEKAYYKMMGITPPNSTLV